The genome window ATTAAGGGTAGAACTACATATTTAATTTGCTTAATAAATTTTTCTTTGTTACCCTTATATTCATTCACATAATAATTCAAATGAAAATCCAGTAACTTATTTATTTCATAAGGTGGTTTAATGGAAGTCAACTTATTTGTAAAACTTCTGTCATAATGCTCATCTGTTGTTTTTGTATAGATGGTTTCAGATTTATTATTTTTTTCTCCCCACATGGAAGAAGTCTTTCCAAATGTCATAAAATGTGTTTGCACACCTAAGTTTTTTAGCTGATAAGAATTAATAGGTTCTTTATTTTCTTCACTTATTGAGTAAAATTCATTCATTATTGTCTGGTGTTTTGTTAATTTGAGTTAATTCCCATATGAAATCTTCAGCGAAAGTAATACTAAAATTACCATTCTTAAAAATTGTTAATGAGTGATTGCACGCTTCGGTTAATTTTATTTGCCACTGCCGCGTAAGTTCCTTCTTCGGCATAGAGGCGCAGCAACTTTTTATAGTAGCGCGTAATCCCCGATGGCAGTATAAGGCAGCGCATTATTAACACATAACTTAAAAAAATAATTACTACTATTATTTTATTGGGCATATCCACTCCATTGTAAACTGCAAGAGCCATGGCATATAGAAGGTATAATTTCATCAGTGAATAATTTTTTTTCTGTGAATTTCAAGCCATTACAAGTTTTTTTTTCACACTTACACTACAGTGAAAGAGTTACCTCAACGGGATTGCAGACACTTGCCGAAAAATTATTCGTGCCCTCATGGAAGATGCAGAGCGAAAGATAGAAATGGAAAGGATACTGGAAGAATTATCGGAAACACTTACAAAACTTATGAAAGAAGAAAAAATAAATCAGGACGGTTTAGCGGCTAAAACAAAATTTACTCCGGGTTATATCAGCCAATTCATAAACAAAAAATGCAGCAACCCGAAAATAGAATCGTTAGTAGAACTTGCCGCAGGATTTAACCGTAGAATAAAAATAACTTTTGAACCTGTCAACTAATAACCATCCCCTAAAATTAAATCTCTATGAAAAAAACCACTCCCACTGCGCAGATTGCGCTCGACTTTCAGAAGTTTGACGCACCCGGCTTAATTAATTTTGGCAGCGGCATTGCCGCGGGGCTTTCAAACGACCCCGATATTACCAACCCGCCCGTGAACAGCAATACGCTTTATGCCGAAATAGGCACCGTGAACCCGCAAACGGGGCTGGCGGGCAGTTTGGCAAAACGCGCCCAGGGCGACCGTTCCGAAACCCTCACTAAACTGATTGCCCAGCAGGCGAACACGCTTATTGAAGACCTCACCGAAGATGCCGCGCACGTGAAGGCAAGAGCGAATAAAATTGCCAATGGCGATTTGGCGCATGCGGAGCAAATCATTACC of Bacteroidota bacterium contains these proteins:
- a CDS encoding helix-turn-helix transcriptional regulator — protein: MKEEKINQDGLAAKTKFTPGYISQFINKKCSNPKIESLVELAAGFNRRIKITFEPVN